AGTGAACCGGGGGAGCGGAAGGGGGCTTGTTCGGCTCGGGATCTGTCGCGGCCGATCATCGCGCGCCTACCGTCGGAAATCGAAGCGTCGAAAGCACGGACGGCGCGCGCGGCGGGGAGGTTCGAGCATGACCCGGGAGACCTCGGTGACGGCTGAGGCGGATGGCGGAATCCACCGGGGCGTCGCCCGTACAACGCCCGCCCGGTCCCTGGTGCGGATCCGCGACCTGGCCGGACGGCCGCGCGGTACCGGCTTCGTCGCGGACCTCCACGGCACGGTCGTCACCAGCCACGAGGCGGTGGACGGCCTCTCCCGCCTCGTCCTGCACGCGCCCGCCGGAGACCGTACCTGCCTGGTCCCGGTCGAGGCGGTCACCGCTCTCCCGGACCTCGGTATCGCCCTCGTCCACTGCGAAGAACTGGGCGGCCTCACCCCGCTCCCGGTCACCGTGCGGAACCGCGTGGAGACCGGCACGTACGTCCGGATCGCCGCGGGCGGCTGGCGTGAGGCCCGGGTACTGGGCTCCTCCGCCGTGACGTACACGGCGGCCGACCGTGTCCATCTGCTCGACCACGCGCTGGAGCTGGCGATCGGTACGGCCGGCAGCGACGCGCTGCGGCCCGGCGGCGGGGCGGCCGGCGGACCGGTGGTCGACGCGGCCACCGGTGCGGTCGTCGCCGTCCTGGGCACGGCGCTCCACTGCGACCATCGGGTCGGCGGCCTCGCCGTACCGCTGTCCACGGACGGCACGCCTGCCTTCGGCCCGCTCGCCGAACTGCTGGCCCGTAACGCCGCGACGGTGCCCGCCTACGGGGACGACCTCAATCTGGCGGGCGTCCTGGAACTGACGGCCACCGTCGAGTCCCCGGCGGGCTCCGACGGGGACGGTGCTGTCGAACGGGCGTCGGTGGTAAGGGAGTTGACCGCGTTCACCGACACGTCCGGCTCGTTTGACTCGTACGGCTCGTACGGCTCGTACGGAATTCTCGCGCTGGTCGGTGCTCCGGGAACCGGTCGTACGACGGAGCTGGCGGGCCTGGCCGCCCGGCGCAACCAGGGCGCGGAACCGGCTCCGACCCTGTGGCTGCGCGGAGCCGATCTGCGCGACAGCGACGGGTCGGTGGCCGACGCGGCCCGGCGGACGCTGGAGCGGGCGGGGCGGATCGTGACCTCGCCCCTCGGCTCCCGGCCGGAGCCGGCCGACGGGGAGTGGGAGGGAGAGGCGCCCGGTGGCGGCCGGGGCGGGCTCGGAGACATCCGGCCCGAGCGCCTGGCCCGCCTCGCCGGGGACGCCGGACGGCCCCTGCTGCTCCTGCTCGACAGCCCCGAGGAGATGCCGCCCGGCCTCGCCCACCGGCTGCCGGAGTGGGCCGCCGGTACCGCGGGCTGGCTGCGGGAACACGGAGTGCGTCTCGTGATGGCCTGCCGGGACGAGTACTGGGAGTGGGCGGCGACCCGGTTCCCGCTCGCGCCGGCGTACGGGGCCCGGTGGAGCGGCGGGGAGGCGGGTACGGAACTGCCCGCCTGCGTACGCCTGGGGGACCTGGAGGAGGGCGAGGCACGCGACGCGCGGGCACGGTACGGGATCCCCGAGGGGGCCCTGGCCGGGGCGGACGCCCGGCATCCGCTGACCCTGCGGCTGCTGTCGGAGGTGCGGGCCGCGCTGTCCGGCACCCCGCCCGGGAAGGCGAAGCGGGACGAGGTCTTCGCCGCGTACCTCGATCTGATGTGTCTGCGGGTGGCCGTGCGGCTCGCGGCGGCCAACGGGCTGCGCGGGACGGCGGTGCGGCGCCTCGCGGCCCGGGTCGCCGGGCAGGTGCACGTGGCGGCGCGGCGTTGCCTGGGGCCGGGGGAGGGGGAGCTGGACCGGGCATCCTTCGAGACCCTGTTCCCGTGGGGTCCCGTGCCCGACCGGCGGCTCGGCGGCTGCACCGGGTGGGCCTCCGCCGTCCTGACCGAGGGCCTGCTCGTGCCGGCCGGGGACGGCTACCGCTTCGCGCACGAGGAGTTCGCCGACTGGATCCAGGGCATGCACCTCGACCTGGACGCGGTGTTCGGCGCCCTGACGGCCCGCCGCGGCTCCGGGGACGGGCCGAGTGGACTCCAGCATGGCCCGGGCGGGCCCGAGGCCTTCGACCTCCCCCGCCACCGCCTCGCACCCGTGCTCCAGGCCCTCCTGCTCGTGCCGCGTCAACAGGGACACGACCACCTCACCCTCCGCCTGCGCGAACTGCTCCACGTACTCGACGAGGCGCTCGCCGACGCCGCCATCGACGCGCATGTCGACACGCAGGGCGATACGCGTGCCGACACGGACGCGAACACGGACGCCGACGCGGACGTCGCTGCCTGGTGGGCCACCCGGCTGCTCCGTGGCGTACTGCTCCGGGTGCCCGACGCGACCCCGTATCTCGGAGTGCTGCGGCACCTCGCCGAGCATGTGGTCCGGTGGCGGGCCGGAAGGCGGACCGTGCCGGAGGAGTTCGGCCCTGGCTTCTGGCGCCGGCTGCCCCTGCCGCCGGCGCATCGCTTCGACCTGCTGAGGCGGCTCGTCGTGGCGGACGGAGCGCCGCCCGCCACCGAACCACGCTACCTGGACGCCGTGTCCGCACTCCTCGTCGCCGACCCGGCCGGTGTGCAGCCGCACCTCACCCACTGGTTCGACGACGACCGCCCGCTTCCCGCCACCCCCGACGCCACCGTCGCGACCGCCGCGCAGGTCCTGCTGCACACCCACCGGCACCGCGCCCCGGACGACCTGACCGAGGCACTGGTCGACAGCGGGCACGCGCGCGCGGACGAACTGCTGGACGTGCTCGCCGAGGAGGAGCCGTCCGCGCTCTGCCGCGCGGTCGACCGCTGGGTGCACGACGTGCGCCCCGCCTGGCGGGCCGCGGCGGCGGCCTACGCGCTGCGCACCGCCGCGCACGTACGCACCGAGGCCGACCGGGAACTGCTGCGCCGGTCCGCGCGCGCCCTCCTCGCCCGCCCCGGCGACTGCACGCTGCACGGCGACGCCCTGTCCCTGCTGGTCCGCGATCCGCACACCAGGGCCCGCCATCTGCCGCAGGCCCTGGCCCGCTTCCGGGCCCGCGACCCGCGGCTGCCCGCGAGCGCGCTGGCCACCGCGCTGGCCACCCATCCCGGCCCGGTGCTCGCCGCGTTCCACGACCGCCTGCGCGAACCGGACGACGGCACGGCTCTGCGTACGCTCGCCGAGGTCACCACACCGGCGCTGGCCCGCCGCGTCGCCGCCCTCGTACGCGAGGTAGTGGAACGGCGTCCGGAGACGGCCGCGCAGGTGGCGGCACACGTCGACCGGCGACTGGAGCAGGGCCCCGACGCCGGCGCGGTGCTGTACCCCCTCGTCACCGGCCTGCTCGACGGGGGCGGGCCCGCGCTGCGGGCCGCGCTCGCCCAGGTGTTCGCGGCGCGCGGCACACCCGTGTCCCGTCCGCTGCGGCGCGCGTTCCTGGACCTCCTGCTGACGCGCGAGGACGACCCCGTGGTGCTGGACGCGCTGGTACGGGCCGCGGCGCAGGGAGCGGTCCACGGCGACGAGGAGCACACCCGCGCCCTCGTCCACACGGTGGGCACCCTGCTCGTACGCACCCCGGACGGTGCCACCCGCTTCGACCGCGCCCTCGTCGATCTCAGCCGCGGGACCCCGGGCTTCGCCGTGTTTGTGACCCGCTGGCTGGCCGCCGCACCCGAGGAGTGGTCCACCGTGGTCGGACCGAGCACGGGCCGCACGATCGAGCACCTCGCGGGGGTACGGGTGCCGGTGTGACCCCCGCCGGCCTCCCCGCCACCGCCGCCGACACGTGCCACCGGTCACAGCGCCCATGCCGATGCGGGCCCACAGGACGCGGCATGGCACCCTTAGAGCTGCGTATGAGGCAGACACGGACACAGGTTCGACGAGGAGCGGTCACAGTGCAGCGCTGGCGTGGCTTGGAGGACATCCCCCAGGACTGGGGGCGCAGCATCGTCACCATCGGCTCGTACGACGGAGTCCACCGCGGACACCAGTTGATCATCAGCCATGCCGTCGAACGGGCGCGTGAACTGGGCGTTCCGTCGGTCGTCGTCACGTTCGACCCGCACCCGAGCGAGGTCGTGCGTCCCGGCAGCCACCCGCCCCTGCTCGCGCCGCACCACCGCCGCGCCGAGCTGATGGCCGGGCTGGGTGTGGACGCGCTGCTCATCCTGCCCTTCACGACCGAGTTCTCGAAGCTGTCGCCCGCCGAGTTCGTGGTGAAGGTCCTCGTCGACAAGCTGCAC
This sequence is a window from Streptomyces ortus. Protein-coding genes within it:
- a CDS encoding trypsin-like peptidase domain-containing protein; this encodes MTRETSVTAEADGGIHRGVARTTPARSLVRIRDLAGRPRGTGFVADLHGTVVTSHEAVDGLSRLVLHAPAGDRTCLVPVEAVTALPDLGIALVHCEELGGLTPLPVTVRNRVETGTYVRIAAGGWREARVLGSSAVTYTAADRVHLLDHALELAIGTAGSDALRPGGGAAGGPVVDAATGAVVAVLGTALHCDHRVGGLAVPLSTDGTPAFGPLAELLARNAATVPAYGDDLNLAGVLELTATVESPAGSDGDGAVERASVVRELTAFTDTSGSFDSYGSYGSYGILALVGAPGTGRTTELAGLAARRNQGAEPAPTLWLRGADLRDSDGSVADAARRTLERAGRIVTSPLGSRPEPADGEWEGEAPGGGRGGLGDIRPERLARLAGDAGRPLLLLLDSPEEMPPGLAHRLPEWAAGTAGWLREHGVRLVMACRDEYWEWAATRFPLAPAYGARWSGGEAGTELPACVRLGDLEEGEARDARARYGIPEGALAGADARHPLTLRLLSEVRAALSGTPPGKAKRDEVFAAYLDLMCLRVAVRLAAANGLRGTAVRRLAARVAGQVHVAARRCLGPGEGELDRASFETLFPWGPVPDRRLGGCTGWASAVLTEGLLVPAGDGYRFAHEEFADWIQGMHLDLDAVFGALTARRGSGDGPSGLQHGPGGPEAFDLPRHRLAPVLQALLLVPRQQGHDHLTLRLRELLHVLDEALADAAIDAHVDTQGDTRADTDANTDADADVAAWWATRLLRGVLLRVPDATPYLGVLRHLAEHVVRWRAGRRTVPEEFGPGFWRRLPLPPAHRFDLLRRLVVADGAPPATEPRYLDAVSALLVADPAGVQPHLTHWFDDDRPLPATPDATVATAAQVLLHTHRHRAPDDLTEALVDSGHARADELLDVLAEEEPSALCRAVDRWVHDVRPAWRAAAAAYALRTAAHVRTEADRELLRRSARALLARPGDCTLHGDALSLLVRDPHTRARHLPQALARFRARDPRLPASALATALATHPGPVLAAFHDRLREPDDGTALRTLAEVTTPALARRVAALVREVVERRPETAAQVAAHVDRRLEQGPDAGAVLYPLVTGLLDGGGPALRAALAQVFAARGTPVSRPLRRAFLDLLLTREDDPVVLDALVRAAAQGAVHGDEEHTRALVHTVGTLLVRTPDGATRFDRALVDLSRGTPGFAVFVTRWLAAAPEEWSTVVGPSTGRTIEHLAGVRVPV